One genomic region from Stackebrandtia nassauensis DSM 44728 encodes:
- a CDS encoding helix-turn-helix transcriptional regulator — MTHLSAVAALDEPTRRRLYDFVVSQPEPVSRDEAAAAEELPRTTAAFHLDRLVEAGLLSVVHERRSGRTGPGAGRPAKLYHRSDRQITVSLPERRYDLAGQLLAAALSEAENSGESPRAILDRRARTLGTDIGLAARSLHPEVSTEDSVVRTLAEQGFEPRVSGDHILLGNCPFHDLARQQPELVCGMNLCLLDGLLNGLGMRGLSPRLNPTRNHCCVRLEPTDGS; from the coding sequence ATGACACACCTTTCCGCAGTCGCCGCACTCGATGAGCCGACCCGGCGCAGGCTCTACGACTTCGTGGTCAGCCAGCCCGAGCCGGTCAGCCGCGACGAGGCCGCGGCCGCCGAAGAGCTGCCGCGAACCACCGCCGCCTTCCATCTCGACCGGCTCGTCGAGGCCGGTCTGTTGTCGGTCGTCCACGAACGACGCTCAGGCCGCACCGGCCCGGGCGCCGGACGTCCCGCCAAGCTCTACCACCGCTCCGACCGGCAGATCACCGTCTCACTGCCCGAACGCCGCTACGACCTGGCCGGGCAACTGCTGGCCGCCGCTCTCAGCGAAGCCGAGAACTCCGGCGAGTCACCGCGGGCGATACTCGACCGACGGGCCCGCACCCTCGGCACCGACATCGGCCTCGCCGCCCGAAGCCTCCACCCCGAAGTCAGTACCGAGGACTCCGTCGTGCGCACCCTGGCCGAGCAGGGTTTCGAACCCCGGGTCAGCGGCGACCACATCCTGTTGGGCAACTGCCCGTTCCACGACCTCGCCCGACAGCAACCCGAGCTGGTGTGCGGCATGAACCTGTGCCTGCTCGACGGTCTGCTCAACGGCCTGGGCATGCGCGGCCTGTCGCCACGCCTCAACCCGACCCGCAACCACTGCTGCGTCCGCCTCGAACCCACCGACGGTTCATAA